A region of Arabidopsis thaliana chromosome 5, partial sequence DNA encodes the following proteins:
- the MORF4 gene encoding high molecular weight subunit-like glutenin, which yields MTIGEVEKFRDLPGVQYIIPDSYIDVENKVYGGDKYENGVITPGPVPVPTKEGFDSLKKESKPEQEEAEIILTPPDEGKTSGQVQGQGSLTLPDQRSVKERQGTLALVQGQGQRSGMSILGQGQGEGRRMSIPGQWQSRGQGNSFQGSFKQSQGTLPVRKGQTQISDEIPSFQGNVKQRQEMPIHGQGQAQRSQMPSSQGTLRQGQAQGSQRPSNQVGYNQGQGAQTPPYHQGQGAQTPPYQESPNNYGQGAFVQYNQGPPQGNVVQTTQEKYNQMGQGNYAPQSGGNYSPAQGAGSPRFGYGQGQGGQLLSPYRGNYNQGQGTPLPGQGQEGQPSYQMGFSQGLGAPVPPNQVIPGNYGQWAFVNYNQGPPQGNFLQGPQQNHNQGGQWNYSPQNGGHYGPAQFGQWYPGPPQGQGIQWPQYQLSYNQGQGTPFSGQCRCPNCGMTSYQGYNNQGQGTHIPEQWEGQDYAVLSYQASYNQAHGAQAPPYHGNYNQATPGGYGQGTSANFNQRFPVNPANYNMQNGGNYGPPHGLAGNPGFRQGFSGQGQNQTFQQDDQRNVAGDLRNNNPVDPTETRKPNSRI from the exons ATGACTATAGGAGAAGTAGAGAAGTTTAGAG ATTTGCCTGGTGTTCAATACATAATACCTGATTCGTATATTGATGTTGAGAATAAGGTTTATGGAG gaGACAAATATGAGAATGGAGTGATCACACCTGGGCCTGTTCCTGTCCCTACTAAAGAGGGGTTTGATTCTTTAAAGAAGGAGAGTAAGCCGGAACAAGAGGAAGCTGAAATAATTCTAACGCCTCCAGATGAGGGTAAAACCTCAGGACAAGTGCAAGGTCAAGGAAGTCTAACGCTTCCAGATCAGAGGAGTGTCAAGGAAAGACAAGGAACTCTTGCTCTAGTACAAGGCCAAGGTCAAAGAAGTGGAATGTCTATCCTTGGACAAGGGCAAGGTGAAGGAAGGCGAATGTCTATTCCTGGACAATGGCAAAGTCGAGGTCAAGGAAATTCATTTCAAGGGAGTTTCAAGCAGAGCCAGGGAACTCTGCCCGTGCGAAAAGGGCAAACTCAAATAAGTGATGAAATACCTTCGTTCCAAGGAAATGTTAAGCAAAGACAAGAAATGCCAATCCATGGACAAGGGCAAGCTCAACGAAGTCAAATGCCTTCATCTCAGGGGACTCTAAGACAAGGACAAGCTCAAGGAAGTCAAAGACCTTCCAATCAGGTGGGTTACAACCAAGGTCAAGGAGCTCAGACGCCTCCATACCACCAAGGTCAAGGAGCTCAGACGCCTCCATACCAAGAATCACCAAACAATTACGGTCAAGGAGCATTTGTGCAATACAACCAAGGGCCACCACAAGGAAACGTTGTCCAAACGacacaagaaaaatacaacCAAATGGGCCAAGGGAATTACGCTCCACAGAGTGGTGGAAACTATAGTCCTGCACAAGGAGCAGGAAGTCCAAGATTTGGATATGGGCAAGGTCAAGGAGGTCAGTTATTGTCTCCATATCGAGGGAATTACAACCAAGGCCAGGGAACTCCGCTGCCAGGACAAGGCCAAGAAGGTCAACCTTCATATCAGATGGGTTTCAGCCAAGGCTTAGGAGCTCCGGTGCCTCCGAACCAAGTAATACCAGGCAATTATGGTCAATGGGCATTTGTGAACTACAACCAAGGACCACCACAAGGTAACTTTCTCCAAGGACCACAACAAAATCACAACCAAGGAGGTCAATGGAATTACAGTCCACAGAACGGTGGACACTATGGTCCTGCACAGTTTGGACAGTGGTATCCTGGACCCCCTCAAGGTCAAGGAATTCAATGGCCCCAATATCAGCTTAGTTACAATCAAGGCCAAGGAACTCCATTTTCTGGACAATGTCGATGTCCAAATTGTGGAATGACTTCATACCAGGGGTATAACAATCAAGGCCAAGGAACTCATATCCCTGAACAATGGGAAGGTCAAGATTATGCAGTGCTTTCATATCAGGCTAGTTACAATCAAGCCCATGGAGCACAGGCGCCTCCATACCATGGAAACTACAATCAAGCAACACCAGGCGGTTACGGTCAAGGAACATCTGCAAACTTCAACCAAAGATTTCCAGTGAACCCCGCAAATTACAATATGCAGAACGGTGGAAACTATGGTCCTCCACATGGATTAGCAGGAAATCCAGGATTTAGACAAGGGTTTTCTGGACAAGGACAGAATCAAACATTTCAACAAGACGATCAGAGAAATGTAGCAGGTGACTTGAGAAACAATAATCCTGTAGACCCAACTGAAACCAGAAAACCAAATTCTCGAATATAA
- the MORF4 gene encoding high molecular weight subunit-like glutenin (unknown protein; BEST Arabidopsis thaliana protein match is: unknown protein (TAIR:AT4G20020.2); Has 9661 Blast hits to 6233 proteins in 635 species: Archae - 4; Bacteria - 1116; Metazoa - 4251; Fungi - 1510; Plants - 1359; Viruses - 43; Other Eukaryotes - 1378 (source: NCBI BLink).), with protein sequence MAMFSHRLRRIVVAAPSYFQRFSTLSRPSDFTPVPSLLPRSVVKQSTAINRSPARLFSTTQYQYDPYTGEDSFMPDNEGCDFNHWLITMNFPKDNLPSREEMISIFEQTCAKGLAISLEEAKKKIYAICTTSYQGFQATMTIGEVEKFRDLPGVQYIIPDSYIDVENKVYGGDKYENGVITPGPVPVPTKEGFDSLKKESKPEQEEAEIILTPPDEGKTSGQVQGQGSLTLPDQRSVKERQGTLALVQGQGQRSGMSILGQGQGEGRRMSIPGQWQSRGQGNSFQGSFKQSQGTLPVRKGQTQISDEIPSFQGNVKQRQEMPIHGQGQAQRSQMPSSQGTLRQGQAQGSQRPSNQVGYNQGQGAQTPPYHQGQGAQTPPYQESPNNYGQGAFVQYNQGPPQGNVVQTTQEKYNQMGQGNYAPQSGGNYSPAQGAGSPRFGYGQGQGGQLLSPYRGNYNQGQGTPLPGQGQEGQPSYQMGFSQGLGAPVPPNQVIPGNYGQWAFVNYNQGPPQGNFLQGPQQNHNQGGQWNYSPQNGGHYGPAQFGQWYPGPPQGQGIQWPQYQLSYNQGQGTPFSGQCRCPNCGMTSYQGYNNQGQGTHIPEQWEGQDYAVLSYQASYNQAHGAQAPPYHGNYNQATPGGYGQGTSANFNQRFPVNPANYNMQNGGNYGPPHGLAGNPGFRQGFSGQGQNQTFQQDDQRNVAGDLRNNNPVDPTETRKPNSRI encoded by the exons ATGGCCATGTTCTCGCATCGTCTCCGACGAATAGTTGTCGCCGCACCTTCCTATTTCCAACGATTCTCCACTCTATCTCGTCCCTCCGATTTCACTCCCGTGCCATCGTTATTACCGAGATCTGTGGTGAAGCAATCGACGGCAATTAATCGATCTCCCGCGAGATTGTTCTCGACGACTCAGTATCAGTATGATCCATACACTGGAGAAGATTCTTTCATGCCGGATAATGAAGGATGCGATTTTAATCATTGGTTAATTACAATGAATTTCCCTAAAGATAATCTTCCATCTAGAGAAGAAATGATTTCGATTTTTGAGCAAACTTGCGCCAAAGGACTTGCTATTAG TTTGGAAGAAgctaagaagaaaatttatgCAATTTGCACAACAAGTTACCAAGGTTTTCAAGCAACAATGACTATAGGAGAAGTAGAGAAGTTTAGAG ATTTGCCTGGTGTTCAATACATAATACCTGATTCGTATATTGATGTTGAGAATAAGGTTTATGGAG gaGACAAATATGAGAATGGAGTGATCACACCTGGGCCTGTTCCTGTCCCTACTAAAGAGGGGTTTGATTCTTTAAAGAAGGAGAGTAAGCCGGAACAAGAGGAAGCTGAAATAATTCTAACGCCTCCAGATGAGGGTAAAACCTCAGGACAAGTGCAAGGTCAAGGAAGTCTAACGCTTCCAGATCAGAGGAGTGTCAAGGAAAGACAAGGAACTCTTGCTCTAGTACAAGGCCAAGGTCAAAGAAGTGGAATGTCTATCCTTGGACAAGGGCAAGGTGAAGGAAGGCGAATGTCTATTCCTGGACAATGGCAAAGTCGAGGTCAAGGAAATTCATTTCAAGGGAGTTTCAAGCAGAGCCAGGGAACTCTGCCCGTGCGAAAAGGGCAAACTCAAATAAGTGATGAAATACCTTCGTTCCAAGGAAATGTTAAGCAAAGACAAGAAATGCCAATCCATGGACAAGGGCAAGCTCAACGAAGTCAAATGCCTTCATCTCAGGGGACTCTAAGACAAGGACAAGCTCAAGGAAGTCAAAGACCTTCCAATCAGGTGGGTTACAACCAAGGTCAAGGAGCTCAGACGCCTCCATACCACCAAGGTCAAGGAGCTCAGACGCCTCCATACCAAGAATCACCAAACAATTACGGTCAAGGAGCATTTGTGCAATACAACCAAGGGCCACCACAAGGAAACGTTGTCCAAACGacacaagaaaaatacaacCAAATGGGCCAAGGGAATTACGCTCCACAGAGTGGTGGAAACTATAGTCCTGCACAAGGAGCAGGAAGTCCAAGATTTGGATATGGGCAAGGTCAAGGAGGTCAGTTATTGTCTCCATATCGAGGGAATTACAACCAAGGCCAGGGAACTCCGCTGCCAGGACAAGGCCAAGAAGGTCAACCTTCATATCAGATGGGTTTCAGCCAAGGCTTAGGAGCTCCGGTGCCTCCGAACCAAGTAATACCAGGCAATTATGGTCAATGGGCATTTGTGAACTACAACCAAGGACCACCACAAGGTAACTTTCTCCAAGGACCACAACAAAATCACAACCAAGGAGGTCAATGGAATTACAGTCCACAGAACGGTGGACACTATGGTCCTGCACAGTTTGGACAGTGGTATCCTGGACCCCCTCAAGGTCAAGGAATTCAATGGCCCCAATATCAGCTTAGTTACAATCAAGGCCAAGGAACTCCATTTTCTGGACAATGTCGATGTCCAAATTGTGGAATGACTTCATACCAGGGGTATAACAATCAAGGCCAAGGAACTCATATCCCTGAACAATGGGAAGGTCAAGATTATGCAGTGCTTTCATATCAGGCTAGTTACAATCAAGCCCATGGAGCACAGGCGCCTCCATACCATGGAAACTACAATCAAGCAACACCAGGCGGTTACGGTCAAGGAACATCTGCAAACTTCAACCAAAGATTTCCAGTGAACCCCGCAAATTACAATATGCAGAACGGTGGAAACTATGGTCCTCCACATGGATTAGCAGGAAATCCAGGATTTAGACAAGGGTTTTCTGGACAAGGACAGAATCAAACATTTCAACAAGACGATCAGAGAAATGTAGCAGGTGACTTGAGAAACAATAATCCTGTAGACCCAACTGAAACCAGAAAACCAAATTCTCGAATATAA
- the OSB3 gene encoding organellar single-stranded DNA binding protein 3 (organellar single-stranded DNA binding protein 3 (OSB3); FUNCTIONS IN: single-stranded DNA binding; INVOLVED IN: biological_process unknown; LOCATED IN: mitochondrion, chloroplast; EXPRESSED IN: 23 plant structures; EXPRESSED DURING: 13 growth stages; CONTAINS InterPro DOMAIN/s: Nucleic acid-binding, OB-fold (InterPro:IPR012340), Nucleic acid-binding, OB-fold-like (InterPro:IPR016027), Primosome PriB/single-strand DNA-binding (InterPro:IPR000424); BEST Arabidopsis thaliana protein match is: plastid transcriptionally active 9 (TAIR:AT4G20010.1); Has 35333 Blast hits to 34131 proteins in 2444 species: Archae - 798; Bacteria - 22429; Metazoa - 974; Fungi - 991; Plants - 531; Viruses - 0; Other Eukaryotes - 9610 (source: NCBI BLink).) — MNLISRTLTRAVSSSLYHSKAAKLPTQKWIISQQIRVFSATVISGGGKKPLAKVSVKPPLNVATEKESTPPKKIEYKPEISNWINLIGFVEQPVQFGPCSDGKFWAGTVISQRSGSKSSNFWIPIIFEGDLAKIAVQHVKKEDRIHVSGKLFIDSPPPNVTYSQSNVQVMVQNLNFVQAATSTTKTISPPEKEVTSIKKKPARSKKVKVIDEETSNSWKHLIENPKEWLDHRGNKANGLVKPGHPDFKMKVGGLSLWLSTAPDWALLKLEELKFDVLVPKGNIKLNQLKDIGEESWKDLVQNPDKWLDNRSDKTNVKYPDFKHKETGEALWMTNSPIWVLSKLPPLKKNQERPFMSNKVSQLELDVEVPKGNLKQLKREEIWKNLVENPSKWWDNRLDKRNPKGPDFKHKETGEALWIGDSPTWALSKLPPLKKNQERPVMA; from the exons ATGAATTTGATCTCAAGAACATTGACAAGAGCAGTGTCTTCGTCACTATACCACTCAAAAGCAGCGAAGCTCCCCACTCAAAAATGGATAATCTCGCAGCAAATCCGTGTTTTCTCCGCCACAGTCATCAGCGGTGGAGGAAAGAAACCTCTGGCAAAAGTATCTGTGAAACCACCGCTAAATGTAGCGACGGAGAAAGAATCGACTCCGCCAAAGAAAATTGAGTACAAACCGGAAATTTCAAACTGGATCAACCTAATCGGATTCGTTGAACAACCAGTTCAATTCGGTCCTTGCTCCGATGGAAAATTCTGGGCTGGAACAGTTATTTCTCAGCGTTCTGGTTCAAAATCATCTAATTTCTG GATTCCGATTATATTCGAAGGAGATTTAGCTAAAATTGCAGTTCAACatgtaaagaaagaagatcGGATTCATGTTTCCGGGAAGCTGTTTATTGATTCGCCTCCTCCAAATGTGACATATTCTCAATCCAATGTTCAG GTTATGGTTCAGAATCTTAACTTCGTACAAGCTGCTACTTCTACGACTAAGACGATCTCACCACCTGAAAAAGAAGTTACCAGCATCAAGAAAAAGCCCG CAAGATCCAAAAAGGTTAAAGTCATAGATGAAGAAACCTCTAATTCTTGGAAGCATCTTATTGAAAATCCTAAAGAGTGGTTGGATCACCGTGGGAATAAAGCTAACGGATTG GTAAAGCCAGGACATCCCGATTTCAAGATGAAGGTTGGTGGTTTGTCCCTGTGGCTCAGCACAGCTCCTGATTGGGCTTTGCTAAAACTCGAAGAGCTTAAGTTTGATGTCTTAGTCCCTAAAGGAAACATCAAACTGAATCAACTTAAAG ATATAGGAGAGGAATCTTGGAAGGATTTGGTTCAGAACCCAGACAAATGGTTAGACAACAGATCAGATAAG ACAAACGTGAAATACCCTGACTTCAAGCATAAAGAGACTGGTGAAGCACTGTGGATGACCAATTCTCCTATTTGGGTACTGTCAAAGTTACCACCTCTAAAGAAGAACCAAGAAAGACCTTTCATGTCTAATAAAGTCTCGCAGCTTGAGCTTGACGTTGAAGTACCTAAAGGAAATCTGAAACAGCTTAAAA GAGAGGAAATTTGGAAGAACTTGGTTGAGAACCCCAGTAAATGGTGGGATAACAGATTAGACAAG AGAAACCCTAAAGGCCCTGACTTTAAGCACAAGGAGACCGGTGAAGCACTGTGGATAGGTGATTCTCCGACTTGGGCGCTGTCAAAGTTACCACCTCTaaagaaaaaccaagaaagaCCTGTCATGGCCTAA
- a CDS encoding Cysteine/Histidine-rich C1 domain family protein (Cysteine/Histidine-rich C1 domain family protein; FUNCTIONS IN: zinc ion binding; INVOLVED IN: intracellular signaling pathway; CONTAINS InterPro DOMAIN/s: Protein kinase C-like, phorbol ester/diacylglycerol binding (InterPro:IPR002219), Zinc finger, PHD-type, conserved site (InterPro:IPR019786), DC1 (InterPro:IPR004146), Zinc finger, PHD-type (InterPro:IPR001965), C1-like (InterPro:IPR011424); BEST Arabidopsis thaliana protein match is: Cysteine/Histidine-rich C1 domain family protein (TAIR:AT4G14980.1); Has 1352 Blast hits to 621 proteins in 35 species: Archae - 0; Bacteria - 0; Metazoa - 35; Fungi - 0; Plants - 1302; Viruses - 0; Other Eukaryotes - 15 (source: NCBI BLink).) — translation MSKLMLPFHEHPMTISNLYNHACDFCPGRPKPGTIFFCEKCDLDLHKGCAGKFLNNSSRCNHSLKIFQGRFGQFGEDDDYQCHYCQQNVGFHFARCTICNISIDEKCLRNPPPLTIFQPKHHKHSLFLLGRLVAFTCNACGVEGDRNPYICIECNLMLHKECTDLPRVISINRHEHRISHTFHLGKGEGVWECGVCRKTIDCVYGAFICSRCPSSYAVHSRCATRKEVWDGIELEDVPEEDEELEDPFKVINEKGDIVHFSHEEHVLRLDVNYVHDNDTMCCGGCILPINDDPCYKCVECDFCLHKGCASLPRKKAHFLHNHKISLRAHKDDVYVDKCGACKTYSNGFKYECHDKSSCRGNIKYDIRCSSISEPFHHDDLHPHPLYWTLEETKQCKACGTEILKPLSCLVCEYALCIRCATLPKKVKHRCDDHFLSLCHDAGNSSGDLWCDICETKTDPSVCYYTCDKCGVSLHINCVLGDLYYTKVGLVYPGLEVLPNNGATRPFCNSCKVRCKFSFLMKQTLGDLVRYFCSIRCIPRAR, via the coding sequence ATGTCTAAACTCATGCTGCCGTTTCATGAGCATCCTATGACAATTTCGAACCTATACAACCATGCTTGCGATTTTTGCCCTGGAAGACCGAAACCTGGCACCATATTTTTTTGCGAGAAGTGCGACTTGGATCTGCACAAGGGATGTGCCGGCAAATTCCTCAACAACTCATCTCGCTGTAATCACTCTCTCAAGATTTTCCAAGGTAGGTTCGGACAGTTCGGTGAAGATGACGACTACCAATGCCATTATTGTCAACAAAATGTAGGATTTCATTTTGCTCGTTGCACGATATGCAACATAAGCATCGACGAAAAGTGTCTGCGAAATCCACCACCACTCACTATTTTCCAACCAAAGCACCACAAGCATAGCCTCTTCCTCTTGGGAAGACTAGTCGCATTTACTTGTAATGCATGTGGTGTGGAAGGCGACCGCAATCCTTATATATGTATTGAATGCAATCTGATGCTCCACAAAGAGTGTACTGATCTACCAAGGGTCATAAGCATAAATCGTCATGAGCATCGCATATCTCATACCTTTCATCTTGGCAAAGGAGAAGGCGTTTGGGAGTGTGGAGTTTGTCGGAAGACGATTGATTGTGTCTATGGAGCTTTTATATGCTCTCGCTGTCCCAGTAGTTATGCTGTTCATTCAAGATGtgcaacaagaaaagaagtaTGGGATGGGATAGAACTCGAAGATGTgccagaagaagatgaagaactcgaAGATCCATTCAAGGTAATTAATGAAAAAGGAGATATTGTTCATTTTAGTCATGAAGAACACGTTCTCAGATTGGATGTGAATTATGTTCATGATAATGATACTATGTGCTGTGGAGGTTGTATTCTTCCCATCAATGATGATCCATGCTACAAGTGCGTGGAATGTGATTTCTGCCTTCACAAAGGATGTGCTAGTCTTCCTCGAAAGAAAGCCCATTTTTTGCACAACCATAAAATTAGCCTACGGGCTCATAAGGATGACGTTTATGTAGATAAATGCGGAGCTTGTAAAACTTATTCTAATGGTTTCAAGTACGAGTGTCACGACAAAAGCAGCTGTAGAGGTAATATAAAGTATGATATCCGTTGTAGCTCCATATCAGAGCCGTTTCACCATGATGATCTGCATCCACATCCTTTATATTGGACCTTGGAAGAAACCAAACAGTGTAAGGCTTGTGGCACAGAGATACTTAAGCCTTTAAGTTGTTTGGTGTGTGAGTATGCTCTATGTATAAGGTGTGCTACTTTAccaaaaaaggtaaaacataGGTGTGATGATCACTTCTTGTCACTATGCCATGATGCTGGAAACTCGAGCGGTGACTTGTGGTGTGATATTTGTGAGACCAAGACCGATCCAAGTGTATGTTACTACACTTGTGATAAGTGTGGGGTCAGTCTCCATATTAATTGTGTACTAGGAGATTTATATTATACGAAGGTAGGACTCGTCTATCCTGGTCTTGAAGTACTTCCCAACAATGGTGCTACTCGACCTTTCTGCAACAGCTGTAAAGTTCGTTGCAAGTTCAGCTTCCTTATGAAGCAAACTCTAGGAGACCTTGTTCGTTACTTTTGTTCAATACGTTGTATTCCTAGAGCAAGGTAA
- the OSB3 gene encoding organellar single-stranded DNA binding protein 3 (organellar single-stranded DNA binding protein 3 (OSB3); FUNCTIONS IN: single-stranded DNA binding; INVOLVED IN: biological_process unknown; LOCATED IN: mitochondrion, chloroplast; EXPRESSED IN: 23 plant structures; EXPRESSED DURING: 13 growth stages; CONTAINS InterPro DOMAIN/s: Nucleic acid-binding, OB-fold-like (InterPro:IPR016027), Nucleic acid-binding, OB-fold (InterPro:IPR012340), Primosome PriB/single-strand DNA-binding (InterPro:IPR000424); BEST Arabidopsis thaliana protein match is: plastid transcriptionally active 9 (TAIR:AT4G20010.1); Has 30201 Blast hits to 17322 proteins in 780 species: Archae - 12; Bacteria - 1396; Metazoa - 17338; Fungi - 3422; Plants - 5037; Viruses - 0; Other Eukaryotes - 2996 (source: NCBI BLink).) has translation MNLISRTLTRAVSSSLYHSKAAKLPTQKWIISQQIRVFSATVISGGGKKPLAKVSVKPPLNVATEKESTPPKKIEYKPEISNWINLIGFVEQPVQFGPCSDGKFWAGTVISQRSGSKSSNFWIPIIFEGDLAKIAVQHVKKEDRIHVSGKLFIDSPPPNVTYSQSNVQVMVQNLNFVQAATSTTKTISPPEKEVTSIKKKPARSKKVKVIDEETSNSWKHLIENPKEWLDHRGNKANGLVKPGHPDFKMKVGGLSLWLSTAPDWALLKLEELKFDVLVPKGNIKLNQLKGEESWKDLVQNPDKWLDNRSDKTNVKYPDFKHKETGEALWMTNSPIWVLSKLPPLKKNQERPFMSNKVSQLELDVEVPKGNLKQLKREEIWKNLVENPSKWWDNRLDKRNPKGPDFKHKETGEALWIGDSPTWALSKLPPLKKNQERPVMA, from the exons ATGAATTTGATCTCAAGAACATTGACAAGAGCAGTGTCTTCGTCACTATACCACTCAAAAGCAGCGAAGCTCCCCACTCAAAAATGGATAATCTCGCAGCAAATCCGTGTTTTCTCCGCCACAGTCATCAGCGGTGGAGGAAAGAAACCTCTGGCAAAAGTATCTGTGAAACCACCGCTAAATGTAGCGACGGAGAAAGAATCGACTCCGCCAAAGAAAATTGAGTACAAACCGGAAATTTCAAACTGGATCAACCTAATCGGATTCGTTGAACAACCAGTTCAATTCGGTCCTTGCTCCGATGGAAAATTCTGGGCTGGAACAGTTATTTCTCAGCGTTCTGGTTCAAAATCATCTAATTTCTG GATTCCGATTATATTCGAAGGAGATTTAGCTAAAATTGCAGTTCAACatgtaaagaaagaagatcGGATTCATGTTTCCGGGAAGCTGTTTATTGATTCGCCTCCTCCAAATGTGACATATTCTCAATCCAATGTTCAG GTTATGGTTCAGAATCTTAACTTCGTACAAGCTGCTACTTCTACGACTAAGACGATCTCACCACCTGAAAAAGAAGTTACCAGCATCAAGAAAAAGCCCG CAAGATCCAAAAAGGTTAAAGTCATAGATGAAGAAACCTCTAATTCTTGGAAGCATCTTATTGAAAATCCTAAAGAGTGGTTGGATCACCGTGGGAATAAAGCTAACGGATTG GTAAAGCCAGGACATCCCGATTTCAAGATGAAGGTTGGTGGTTTGTCCCTGTGGCTCAGCACAGCTCCTGATTGGGCTTTGCTAAAACTCGAAGAGCTTAAGTTTGATGTCTTAGTCCCTAAAGGAAACATCAAACTGAATCAACTTAAAG GAGAGGAATCTTGGAAGGATTTGGTTCAGAACCCAGACAAATGGTTAGACAACAGATCAGATAAG ACAAACGTGAAATACCCTGACTTCAAGCATAAAGAGACTGGTGAAGCACTGTGGATGACCAATTCTCCTATTTGGGTACTGTCAAAGTTACCACCTCTAAAGAAGAACCAAGAAAGACCTTTCATGTCTAATAAAGTCTCGCAGCTTGAGCTTGACGTTGAAGTACCTAAAGGAAATCTGAAACAGCTTAAAA GAGAGGAAATTTGGAAGAACTTGGTTGAGAACCCCAGTAAATGGTGGGATAACAGATTAGACAAG AGAAACCCTAAAGGCCCTGACTTTAAGCACAAGGAGACCGGTGAAGCACTGTGGATAGGTGATTCTCCGACTTGGGCGCTGTCAAAGTTACCACCTCTaaagaaaaaccaagaaagaCCTGTCATGGCCTAA